The DNA window CTGCTGCTAAAATTGGGATGGACCCGGTGGACTTCAGAATTTTGAATGTTGTTAATCCAAGAGAATATATAGAAGGGGCAGTTGATCAGATTGGGATGCCGGCAATTGGTAACGCACGAATCAAGGATTGCCTCATAGAGGGAAAAGAACAATTTCGGTGGAAGGAACGGATGCAAACCATAAAAGATAAAAATACGGATCGTTTTGCTTATGGACTTGGAGTGGCGGCAAGTGCCCATGGTAATGGTTACCATGGTTCATTTCCTGACTACACCAACGTCACGACTCAAATCATGCCAGATGGTAGGGTTTTAGTGAAGGTTGCAATTCATGATTTGGGGTGCGGTACGGTCTTAACTATGCAACAGATTACTGCTGAAGTTTTGAGCATATCAACTGAGCTAATCAATATACCACAAGCGGATACCCATCAATCTCCTTATGATTCGGCAGGGACTCAAGCCAGCCGAGTAACGTTTGTATGTGGTGGAGCTGTAAAAGAGACTGCAGAAGAGCTCAAGCAAAAAATGGCTCAAATCTATGCAACTGCTTTCGGTTGTACAGAGGATCAGGTTTGGTTTATAGATGGCATGATTGGTGCTGAGTCAACTAAGTCCATGGATTATGGAAGTTTTGCTACCTTCTGTGAAGATCAGTACGAAACCACACTTAAGGTTGATTTGGAATACAAATCCAAGGCTAATCCAGGTGTGTACGGTGCTGTTTTCATAGAAGTTAAAGTGGACCGGTATTTAGGCATGGTTGATATCGAGGATATGCTGGTTGTTCAAGACGCAGGGCAAGTTATTAACCGAACCCTAGCTGAAGGACAAGTGCAGGGCGGTGCTCAAATGAGTTTGGGGATGGCCTTGTGTGAAGAAATGATTCATGATAAGAGAGGAGGCCTTAAAACCGATAACTTCTCAAAATATCACATTGTAAATGCTCCGTCCATGCCGGAGGTTAAGACCTTGTTCATAGAAAAGGGTGAGCCTATGGGACCTTTTGGAGCCAAAAGCATGGGTGAATTAGCTGCAGTCGCACCAGCCCCGGCTTTAATAAATGCCATTAATAATGCCTTGGGTACGAACCTTACTGACTATCCGGCAACACCTGAGAAAATCATTAAAGCACTAAATATGTTATAATGAAAGAAATCCCGAAAGGGCGATGACCATGTCTAAAATAATGGTTGTAGATGATGAGATTGAAATAGCAGAAATGATTGAAGACTTTTTGAGAATTGAAAGTATTGAGGTTATTAAAGCTGATTCTGCGGAGAAGGCCTTGGAACTTCTCAATGAAGACATTGAACTCTTAGTTTTGGATATAAACTTGGATGGAATGAATGGGATAGAACTATGTAAAAAAATCCGTAGGACTAATTTCATTCCAATTATTTTTTTAACCTGCAACAACTCCCAGAATGATATGCTTCTCGGGCTAGGGGTGGGTGCTGATGATTATATTACTAAGCCTTTTAATCCAGTAGAACTCGTCGCTCGAATCAAAGCCAATATTCGAAGAACACGGTCCTATAATCAAGGTAGTATAAAGGATGAGATCATTACCTTTGGGGATATTGCCATTTATAAAAGAGGTTATAAGGTCTACAAAAACAAAGAGGATGTTAATATTACGTCGAAAGAATTGAATCTTTTGCTCTACTTGATTGAAAATGCTTATATTGTTTTGAGCAGGGATCAAATTCTTAATAGTGTATGGGGGGATTCCTTTTACGATGAAAATTTAGTCAATACAACCGTTAAGCGGCTTCGGAAAAAGATCGAGAATAATCCTGAAAAACCTCAATATATCAAGACGATTTGGGGCGCTGGTTATGTTTTTGAAGGTGATGTGAGATGATTCATAAAATACGTACTAAGTTACTGGTGATCATGATGATTATTGTGGTGATTGCAGCTCTCCCAATTACATCCATAAGCATGACTTCACTAATTAAGTCATCTAAAGAACAGGCAAAAGACTTTGGTGAGAAATCGGCTTATTACAATTCGGAGATCATCAACACATGGCTTTCTGAAAAAGCAAAAATCCTCATGCAATTGAAAACACAGCTAAAACAGGAAATGAGTGAAGAAGAACTCAAGGAGCTCTTAAGGGTGTATTCCGATATTAACCAAGATTTCATTAGTGTATTCATTGGTACTGATAATAATGAAATGGTGGATGCATACGGGTGGATACCTGATGAAAGCTACAATGTTACTGAAAGACCTTGGTATCAAAAAGCAATTAATCAGGAAACTTATATAACGACCTCCGTTTACTGGGATGTCAATAAAAAGGAGAAAGTTACTGCTATTGCATCCAGTATTGATTTGCAAGAACGCAAAGGGGTCATTGCAGCCAATATTTACGTGGATTACATTTTCGAAATTATCGATGATATAAAGTATGGCGACAATGGATTTGCTATACTATTGGACGATAACTATAACCTGATCACAGGACCAAAAGATGAGAATCAATTAACGGTGTTCAACCACATTTTTGAAATACTCACTTCGAAGGATCAAGTTTTTTCCCAATCAGAGGCCTTTGAAATTGAGATTGATGGTGTAGATTATATTGCAGCTTACTCCAGTATCAAAGGATTTGATTGGACTCTTGTTCTGGTGGCACCTTTATCAGATTTTATTCATTCGGCCTATGCTATGCGAAGCCAGATGATTTATATTCTCTTAGGGACCCTTGTATTAATCATTATGATTAATTATTACTTGAGCCGATCCATATCCCTTCCTATTGAAACTTTAGCCAATGGGGTATCCCGTATTGCAAAGGGAGATTTTGATAACGCCATTAACATAAAGACCCGGGATGAGATTGGTAAGCTTAGTAAAGAGCTGGATAAAATGCGGATAAACTTAAAGAAAATTTTTGAATCCCTTAAGTACGAAAGTAAAATCATTTCCATGAATTCACAAAACTTATTCCAGCATTTAGACGAAACATACCAAGGGACATCTCACTTTTTGTCGATGCTTTCTCACGACATTAAAACACCAATAACCGTGATTAAGGGCTATAGTAAGGCTTTAAGCATGGAGATGGTCGATCCGGATAAAACGAAGGAATACATTGAAAGAATCCAGTATCGTTCTGAGCAAATTGAAAATATTATAACAGATATTTTAGATAACACTTATGAGGCACATAATATAAAAGTGAACCTAAAAGAGATAAAAATCGCTGATTATATAAACATGGTTCTCTATAATTCAGAAAACTATGTGAATAACCAAAAACATCAGTTTATTCGGGAGATTGATTATAAGAGTATTGACGTTGAGGGAACCATAGCAGTTGACATCATAAAAATTCACAGAGTCATCAATAATATTTTATCCAATGCAGTAAAGTTTTCGGAAGACGGTTCAGAGATTATATTAGTAATAAAGGAAGAAGAAGGAAGGATATTAACTTGCTTCAAGGATTATGGAACAGGAATAAGAGCAGAAGAGCGCGAGAAAATATTCAATATGTTTTATAAATCTGATAAATCTAAAAAGGGTTATGGACTTGGATTGTATATAAACAAAGCCATTATTGAAGCACATAACGGTGAGATTGTTTTCGAGTCCGAATATCAACACGGTACTACCAGCGGTTACTATTTAAATGTCATAAAATAAAGATAAAAATAGCAAATTCCAGCCTATTAATTAGATGAAAAAACTAAGCAAAATCTATACAAGCAACGATTAACTACAGAAATTGTCCAAATTGAGCAAGAAGCAGAAGAATTAAGCAAAAGAGTCATAGCTAAAGTAAAAAGTCAGTTTTAACACCTGGGAAGTTTTT is part of the Desulfitibacter sp. BRH_c19 genome and encodes:
- a CDS encoding carbon monoxide dehydrogenase — its product is MESGFKYIGKRINRPDAKDKILGKTKYTEDLNRHGMLYGKLVTSKKAHAKVRIDASKAQTIEGVKAVFTYEDVPKKPYNSNHWYSGAVGKEDELILHETAKHVGDRIALVLGNTMEAVEKGRKALIVEYDELPVVIGIEAAKQQSIKVTGDTNLCFEKELACGDIESGFEKADFIIEDTGSTPKIHHSAIENHVCMAEVDTFGNLIICSPCQVVFQVQHVTAQALDIPYDKIRVVKPYMGGSFGGKGMPVLEPICGFAALKTGRPVKIIMDRMDSIAATRTRNASMQKVKTGITKEGKIVAREIEIDFDGGAYLTNSAAIAVAAGKKAFRTYNIENQKYSGKTYYTHTTPGGACRGYGSPQLHAISEININNAAAKIGMDPVDFRILNVVNPREYIEGAVDQIGMPAIGNARIKDCLIEGKEQFRWKERMQTIKDKNTDRFAYGLGVAASAHGNGYHGSFPDYTNVTTQIMPDGRVLVKVAIHDLGCGTVLTMQQITAEVLSISTELINIPQADTHQSPYDSAGTQASRVTFVCGGAVKETAEELKQKMAQIYATAFGCTEDQVWFIDGMIGAESTKSMDYGSFATFCEDQYETTLKVDLEYKSKANPGVYGAVFIEVKVDRYLGMVDIEDMLVVQDAGQVINRTLAEGQVQGGAQMSLGMALCEEMIHDKRGGLKTDNFSKYHIVNAPSMPEVKTLFIEKGEPMGPFGAKSMGELAAVAPAPALINAINNALGTNLTDYPATPEKIIKALNML